GCAATTCCTCACCCTTTTGCACCATCTGCTGCACACGCTCCATTTCTTTTACAGCTTGCTCCATATGAACACCATACCAAGAGATCTCTCCATCGATCAACACGACTTGTGATCCTGGTATAGATTGTTGCATTTCTTTGCGATGGACCTCCGAAAATGGGTATGGTTCAGAAGAGAGAAAAATCACCTGTGGATTCAATAGGCGCAGCTCTTCCAACGTTACAGCAGGATAGCGACCATTCATCACCTTACATACGTTGTCCCAGCCAAAATAACTAAGCCATGAACTGAGATATGTATTTTTACCGGCCACCATATAAGGATTTTCCCAAATAAGATACGCGCAGCGCAAGCCACCCTCGATTTTTGCCTGTGTAAGAGTCTGTTCGATGCGTTTTGCAAGGGCTATCCCTTGCATCTCTCGACCGGTTATTGCCCCAAGATCGACAATAGCCTGTAACGCCATTTCTACAGTCTCTACATTGATGACATATACAGGGTACTTTTTCTCCAACTCGCTAATCATTTGTGCTGTATTTTCTTCTTTTTCAGCGATAATAACATCTGGTTGTAATTGATCGATGACCTCATCATGTACTTGTTTTGTACCACCTACATTTTGTTTTAGTAACACTTGCGGGGCAGGATGAATGCAAAATCTCGTACGTCCTACCACTTGCTCTTGAAGTCCTAAGGCAAATAACGTCTCTGTCAAAGATGGGCACAACGATATGATTCGCTGTGGCTCATCTTTTATATCGACTTCTCTGCCCAAGTGATCGATCCATCGTTTCATGGCAACCTCCAGATTACACATCCAGTGCTCGACGTAGTTGTTTGACCAAAACATGTTGATTCTTTTCTCTTTTTATTGCTCGAATTAACTTTTTTTCCACCTGTTTTCGTTTTGTTGTACTGACAGTTGAATAATGACGCAGTAATTTGCACACTTTATAAGGGTACATCATCCATGCAAGAACAAACTGCCTTTCCTGATCAGAAAGCGAAGCCATATCCGTATAGCCATGAATAATATCTTGCGTCCAATCACCCTCATAACCGCGCTGTTTACTTGTCAATCGGATCATTCGAAACAAATCATAACTAGGTGCATCTATGCGTAGTGTTTCAAAGTCGATTAATTGCGCTTGCCCACGAGAAATAATAAAGTTTGCTGGCCCACTGTCTCCATGACACAGCACGCCGGAACTGTGCAGACTCATTTGCTCGTATTGGTGTTTCTTCAATACATCAATTGCCCTATGCGCTCGTTCTTCTAGCGTATGATAGACTTCTAAAGATACACCATCTTGTCTTAGAAAAGGCCAGTTTTCTCTTCTGGATTGTTCTAATAGCTGAAGCCCTCTTCTATATTGTTGCAACCAACTTCCAAGCGTGACAAACTCTCCATGTCCTCGTACTCTGAGATTGGATCCAGCCTGATGAAACTTTGCCAGTACATTAGCAGACACTCGAAGATCTTCAGAAAGGAATGGATCTGCCATCTGACCATCTAGCCAATCCATCAACAAAAACGGATACAATTCTCCTTTAGGATACTTCCATGTACCCCATGAAAAAGCATGAAATCCTTGTGTCTTAACAGTCGCAAGTGCATGATCCATCCACAATAAGCGTGCATGGTCATATCTCATGCGTTTTAATCCGAATACTCGACCATCTTTTGCGACCATGCGATATACCCCATATTTCACTGGTACAATGGATAGGCAATGAATGCCAAACTCTTTTTTCACAAAGCGCCGCATGGCAGAACCATCCATATGGAGAAAACCCTCCTTACATCTCCCCGATCATATGGTTATATCGTATGGCAGCATATTTATTTTCGAACCAACTCAAATATCGTTTGCGAGTTAACCCTTGTATAATGATGACCCGCAAGCCTTGCAACTGGGTGTAATGCTGCAGTATCGATTTTCATATCCTCCACAAGTTCATCCGCAACGTGTATCTGTACCACTTTACCTATAACAAGTGAACTACTACCAGGACCACCATCCCCTAACTCCACGGTTTGCCACAGTTCACACTCAAGGGCAATCGGGCTTTCTTTTACGCGCGGAACATTCACTTTTGTACTTTTAATAGGCGTTAAGTGGCTCACTGAAAACTCATCAATGTCAGCTGGAAACTCTGGTGCCGTTTCGTTCATTGCTTCAACAATTGCATCCGTTACTACATGAACGACAAATTGCTTGGTTTCCATAATATTGTTAAACGTATCTTTTTTTGATCCATCCATTCGCCTCATCGGCGTAAATCCAATAGCTAGCGGATTAGCACATACGGCAGTAAAGAAACTAAAGGCCGCCAGGTTGTATACACCTGTACTAGAAATCGATGACACAAACGCAATTGGACGTGGAACAATGGCTCCTGTCAGTAACTTGTAGCCATCTTGCCATTTCAAAGTCGTAGGATCAAACTGCATATCAATACTCCTCTCCCTGCATATACAATACTTATGAAAGGGATTGCGATACAAGCTCCGCCAAGTCAAGCGTCAATACATCTTCCGCATCCACTGCTTTTACTCCGTCGCCCATCATCGTCAAACAATATGGGCAATTGGATGCAATAACAGAAGGATTAGCGATCAATGCTTGCTTCACACGCGTCACATTGACGCGATTTCCCTCTTTCTCTTCCATCCACATGCGCCCACCACCCGCACCACAGCACATGCTATTTTCACGATTTCTCTCCATTTCAGTGAGTTTTACTCCAGGGAGCGCTCGCAAAATGTCTCGTGGGTCATCATAGATTCCATTATACCGTCCGAGATAACAAGAATCATGGTAAACCACGTGTTCATTCACTTCTGTTTTTGGTTGCAACAATCCCTCTCGTAACCACTTAGCTATCATTTGTGTATGATGATATACCTGTGCTTCCATCCCAAATTCCCGATAATCATTTTTAAATGCATTAAACGTGTGTGGATCACAAGTGATGATTTGTTTTACATTGTACTCCTTCAATACTTCAATATTTGCCTGGGCTAATTCTTGAAATAAATATTCATTGCCAAGACGTCGCGCTGTATCGCCTGAGGAACCCTCCTCATTGCCAAGAATAGCAAAAGAGATGCCCGCTTGCCTCATGATTTCTACAAATGCAAAAGCCACTTTGCGACTGCGCGGATCATATGACGCCATCGATCCCACCCAAAACAAATAGTCAAATTCCTTAACTTCTTCAACCGTTGGAATGGTTAAATCAGGTCGTTCATCACGCCACTTCACGCGATCTTTGCGACTAATACCCCAGGGATTACCTTGCCGTTCAATTTGACTGAGTGTTCGTTGTGCTTCAGAAGGCATTTTCCCTTCCGTCATGACAAGATACCGACGCATCGAAAAAATGTGACTGAGATGTTCATTGCCCACAGGACACTGATCCTCACAGTTACGACACGTTGTACAGGCCCACAGCTCATCTTCTGTCATGACATCGCCAATCAGTTGCAATTCGCGCGCGTCTTTTTTCTCAAGGTGCCACGCTTTCGCTTGACGATGCATCGTGGGCCCAATGTCTGTATGTAGAAGCGAATCTGGAACAAAGTGAGCAGGAGTTCCTTGTGTCGCCATATCAGGTGTCATCACATGCGCCATGTGAAGTGGAGCGCCCATGATGCGCGCAGGTTCCCATGGTGACTTGCCCGTTATTAATTCCGCCTTTTCCGTTAGGTGATCTCTTAGTTTTGTCATGATATGCATAGGCGATAGCATTTTCCCACTATTACTAGCAGGACACATGTTAGTGCAACGTCCACACTCCACACAAGAATATAGATCAAGCAATTGCCCACGCGTGAAATCTTCAATTTTACCTGCTCCAAGCTCCTCCACTGATTCATCTGAAAAATCGAGTGCTACAGGCATACTTGGTGGACCCACATCCATGCTGTAGATATTAAATGGGGCATAGAGTAAGTGAGCATGCTTTGATTGCGGGACATACAGCAAAAAACTTAAGAGAATAGTTAAATGCACCCACCAGAATGTATAAAATAACCAGTATGCAGTTTTCTGGCTTATCCCTTGAAAAAGTAAGGACAACCATGACGAAAATGGAGTGTATGGCGATGTCGGAATGCCAAGCCATAGTCGTTCAAAAGCAAGGACGAACAACACAGATAGCATCAGTGCAATAATATAATATAAAACAATTGTAGCCTTGACTGTTTTTTTCAGTCGCTTAATACGTTCAACAAAACGGCGGTATCCAGCATAAAGAACAGCAATAATAACTGCCACTACGATGATTTCTTCAAATAAATTAAACCATGGTTCAGCAGCACCAATTGGCCATTGATAACCTTTTATAAATCCTTTAATAATAATTTGTAACGCACCAAACTGTACAATTAAAAACCCATAAAAAATGAATAGGTGCATCCATCCGCTACTTCTATCATTAAACAACTTCGTATGTAAAAAAACTTGCCGCATTGCAATTCGCAAGCGCTCTTGGGATTCTCCGTGCGCCTCTCGCTCTTGTCCAAGTCGCATAAATAATTGACGGTGATACATCACTTTCCAAAATGCCCACAAGGTATATCCGAGTACGACAAGAAAGGCAATCGTAAAGAACGTGCTTCGTAAGGTCATCGAGCAAACAGCCCTTCCTCCTATTTTCTACAATCCGTTTGCTTAACTAATTTGCCCATTACCCCATGATCCATGCGTGAGATACTTCTCTTTATTAAGCAACCCCATGTTTTAACACCATAAGTTTCCTGCGAACTTGAATCTTCCTGTGATATGATAGACTTAGATGATTCAAAAGCATTGTGAGGGACTTTTATGTTCATGTTTAACTCCAGTACTACACCAACATACCGTCGTTTTTTACTGCGACTAATCGTCAATTACGCTGTGAGTTCTATCGTTACAGTACTAGGTGTCGGTGGCATTTTTATCTTTTCTACACTTCGAGTCCCACATGGGCAACTACTTACGCTACTCTTAACACTTGTGATCTCTCTTGTCATTATGTGGATTAGCGAATTTCTTGCACTACAACGTCATCTACAGCCGATCGCGATTGTTTTTCGCAAAGATCAGTCAACGCTCACGGTGGAGCAACTAAACCGTGCCTATGCACAAATTCATCGTTTCCCAGTGCTTTCAGTCAAACGCATTATGGGCCCGCACTTATTAGGATTATCCATCCCAGCCATGCTGATGACACTGTGGGAGCTGTCTGTGCATCTATTAACGATACCTTATTCCTACGTCGTTTTTGCAGCCATTGGAGCTATCTTAATTGCTGGCATGCATAGTTTAGTAGAATTTTTTTTAGAAACGGAATCGATTCGCGAATTACTGCTCAGTTTAAACGACATCGCGTCCAATCGCTTTTCAACGAAACTATCACTTCACGGTGCTGTATTGGTTTCCATACGCAAAAAATTTGCATTGAGTCTATTAATCATGAGCATTTTCCCATTGCTTCTTTTTAGTATTGCTACGCAAATTCGCCTACAACAAGTGGACCCTTCACTGTCTGCAGAGTATTGGCGATGGGCATTTGTGATTCTCTTGTTAGGTGTTGGTTTCGCCATCATGAGTGCATGGCTCCTAGCGCGCAATATTCTCATTCCCATTGAAGGTATAAAAAATACCATGCATGAAGTGGAACAAGGCGATTTTGCAGTGCGTGCCACAGATTTATATTCTGATGAATTTTCACGCCTCATTTCTGGATTTAATCAGATGGTACAAGGTTTATCTGACCGCGATGCAATTAATGAAACATTGCTTGATAGTTATTTTGCCACACTATCAGCCGCTCTCGACGCAAGAGACCCATACACAGCAGGTCATTCCTACCGTGTCGCCCATTATGCTGTTACTATTGGAAAATATATTGGTTATTCAACAACCGAATTGACCACTATTCGAAAATCCGCTCTCTTACATGATATTGGAAAAATCGGAGTGCGCGATGATGTTCTTTTAAAAACAGGAAAACTTTCCCACGAAGAGTTCGAACAGATGAAACAACACCCCGTTCTAGGCGAGGATATTTTAAAACAAGTACAACCTAGTGAGTCTATGGCGCCCTTACTTCCAGGTGTGCGATCTCACCATGAACGCTTTGATGGCCTCGGCTATCCTGATGGACTCGCAGGCTATGATATTCCTATGCTTGGTAGAATTATCGCGGTAGCTGATGCTTTTGATGCCATGACATCTGATCGTCCATACCGAAAAGGAATGCCCATTGAAAAAGCATTGTCTATTATTGAAGATGGCAGTGGAACACAGTGGGATCCAGAATTCGCAACAGCATTTGTTGCATTAACCAAAATCGGGTGGGAAGCACCTGAAGAGAATTCGATACATCCTTGGTCCACACTTTCATTGTCACAAGCTGCCGCCTCGGAACATAGATAAACTAGATCAGTCAATCATCACAATCACAGAACCCCTAACAGTCCTGTTTCAATATGCTATAATCATTGTAACAACGTTATAGGAGGTTTTACCATTGGCATACGATTCCCCTATTTTTCTAGAGATTATTCAACCTATGCGCGAAGAATTAACGCAAATTGGATTTCAAGAGTTGCGCACTCCTGATGAAGTGACGGTAGCCATTGAGAACGCAAAGGGAACGACCCTGGTTGTAGTTAACTCCATCTGCGGTTGCGCCGCAGGGATCGCTCGTCCGGCAATTGCTGCAGCCCTAGAAAAGGGACCTCAACCTGACCACCGAGTCACCGTATTTGCAGGTCAAGATGTGGAAGCGACGAAGAAAGTGCGCACTTACTTTACAAACTACGCTCCTTCGTCTCCTTCCATTGGATTTATAAAAGATGGCGAGTTTCTTTATCTGCTTCAACGTCATCAAATTGA
The genomic region above belongs to Sulfoacidibacillus ferrooxidans and contains:
- a CDS encoding HD-GYP domain-containing protein, with the protein product MFMFNSSTTPTYRRFLLRLIVNYAVSSIVTVLGVGGIFIFSTLRVPHGQLLTLLLTLVISLVIMWISEFLALQRHLQPIAIVFRKDQSTLTVEQLNRAYAQIHRFPVLSVKRIMGPHLLGLSIPAMLMTLWELSVHLLTIPYSYVVFAAIGAILIAGMHSLVEFFLETESIRELLLSLNDIASNRFSTKLSLHGAVLVSIRKKFALSLLIMSIFPLLLFSIATQIRLQQVDPSLSAEYWRWAFVILLLGVGFAIMSAWLLARNILIPIEGIKNTMHEVEQGDFAVRATDLYSDEFSRLISGFNQMVQGLSDRDAINETLLDSYFATLSAALDARDPYTAGHSYRVAHYAVTIGKYIGYSTTELTTIRKSALLHDIGKIGVRDDVLLKTGKLSHEEFEQMKQHPVLGEDILKQVQPSESMAPLLPGVRSHHERFDGLGYPDGLAGYDIPMLGRIIAVADAFDAMTSDRPYRKGMPIEKALSIIEDGSGTQWDPEFATAFVALTKIGWEAPEENSIHPWSTLSLSQAAASEHR
- a CDS encoding BrxA/BrxB family bacilliredoxin, which encodes MAYDSPIFLEIIQPMREELTQIGFQELRTPDEVTVAIENAKGTTLVVVNSICGCAAGIARPAIAAALEKGPQPDHRVTVFAGQDVEATKKVRTYFTNYAPSSPSIGFIKDGEFLYLLQRHQIEGHSMEDVTQQLVTAFEKYFA
- a CDS encoding (Fe-S)-binding protein, producing MTLRSTFFTIAFLVVLGYTLWAFWKVMYHRQLFMRLGQEREAHGESQERLRIAMRQVFLHTKLFNDRSSGWMHLFIFYGFLIVQFGALQIIIKGFIKGYQWPIGAAEPWFNLFEEIIVVAVIIAVLYAGYRRFVERIKRLKKTVKATIVLYYIIALMLSVLFVLAFERLWLGIPTSPYTPFSSWLSLLFQGISQKTAYWLFYTFWWVHLTILLSFLLYVPQSKHAHLLYAPFNIYSMDVGPPSMPVALDFSDESVEELGAGKIEDFTRGQLLDLYSCVECGRCTNMCPASNSGKMLSPMHIMTKLRDHLTEKAELITGKSPWEPARIMGAPLHMAHVMTPDMATQGTPAHFVPDSLLHTDIGPTMHRQAKAWHLEKKDARELQLIGDVMTEDELWACTTCRNCEDQCPVGNEHLSHIFSMRRYLVMTEGKMPSEAQRTLSQIERQGNPWGISRKDRVKWRDERPDLTIPTVEEVKEFDYLFWVGSMASYDPRSRKVAFAFVEIMRQAGISFAILGNEEGSSGDTARRLGNEYLFQELAQANIEVLKEYNVKQIITCDPHTFNAFKNDYREFGMEAQVYHHTQMIAKWLREGLLQPKTEVNEHVVYHDSCYLGRYNGIYDDPRDILRALPGVKLTEMERNRENSMCCGAGGGRMWMEEKEGNRVNVTRVKQALIANPSVIASNCPYCLTMMGDGVKAVDAEDVLTLDLAELVSQSLS
- a CDS encoding phosphotransferase, which produces MDGSAMRRFVKKEFGIHCLSIVPVKYGVYRMVAKDGRVFGLKRMRYDHARLLWMDHALATVKTQGFHAFSWGTWKYPKGELYPFLLMDWLDGQMADPFLSEDLRVSANVLAKFHQAGSNLRVRGHGEFVTLGSWLQQYRRGLQLLEQSRRENWPFLRQDGVSLEVYHTLEERAHRAIDVLKKHQYEQMSLHSSGVLCHGDSGPANFIISRGQAQLIDFETLRIDAPSYDLFRMIRLTSKQRGYEGDWTQDIIHGYTDMASLSDQERQFVLAWMMYPYKVCKLLRHYSTVSTTKRKQVEKKLIRAIKREKNQHVLVKQLRRALDV
- a CDS encoding flavin reductase family protein — encoded protein: MQFDPTTLKWQDGYKLLTGAIVPRPIAFVSSISSTGVYNLAAFSFFTAVCANPLAIGFTPMRRMDGSKKDTFNNIMETKQFVVHVVTDAIVEAMNETAPEFPADIDEFSVSHLTPIKSTKVNVPRVKESPIALECELWQTVELGDGGPGSSSLVIGKVVQIHVADELVEDMKIDTAALHPVARLAGHHYTRVNSQTIFELVRK
- a CDS encoding ABC transporter substrate-binding protein, producing the protein MKRWIDHLGREVDIKDEPQRIISLCPSLTETLFALGLQEQVVGRTRFCIHPAPQVLLKQNVGGTKQVHDEVIDQLQPDVIIAEKEENTAQMISELEKKYPVYVINVETVEMALQAIVDLGAITGREMQGIALAKRIEQTLTQAKIEGGLRCAYLIWENPYMVAGKNTYLSSWLSYFGWDNVCKVMNGRYPAVTLEELRLLNPQVIFLSSEPYPFSEVHRKEMQQSIPGSQVVLIDGEISWYGVHMEQAVKEMERVQQMVQKGEELLDLHTRETLQTALLHWNMMKTSDEDDAAEDADRFQTDFYRFIDAFSTWWKATPNRTALEEEARAMPEVQWIADRLPVELWIPFEGELRELVEGREREGDHTEQS